A window of the Synechococcus sp. JA-3-3Ab genome harbors these coding sequences:
- a CDS encoding ABC transporter ATP-binding protein produces the protein MSRMKVELLHIHKRFGAVQANRDVSLRVEAGTIHGLLGENGAGKSTLVKILSGFLRCDQGEIWIDGQPVRINSPAAAIRLGIGMLHQDPLDFPSLTVLENFIAGQRGRLGLGLRESRKRLEKACEEFGFNLNPDGAIGSLTVGERQQLEMLRLLSLGINTLILDEPTTGISAAQKDLLFAALRRLAEQGKSVIFVSHKLADVECLCDRVTVMRQGEVVGELPVRGEDIALLEQQLIDWMFGRELTPPARPHSPQRRADPLLELRSLVVRHEPFALALPDLAVQPGEVIGLAGLEGSGQRSFLLTCAGLLPPRRGRILLGGQEMTGRPYGDYLRCGVGFSPADRLREGLIPGLTLQEHFALQQQDPWINWALARQQTQAAIEHFSIRGHPYSRVEQLSGGNQQRSQLALLPTPLSLLLMEHPTRGLDIESALWVWGQLLERTQAGTAILFASADLDEILQYSDRVMVFSGGQVSEPIPAAELTVSRLGQMMTLPVLRSTHSSEIPGIPTEV, from the coding sequence ATGAGCAGAATGAAGGTCGAGCTGCTGCACATCCACAAGCGTTTTGGGGCGGTACAGGCGAACCGCGATGTGTCCTTGCGGGTGGAGGCGGGCACAATCCACGGCCTGCTTGGGGAGAATGGGGCCGGCAAAAGTACCTTGGTCAAGATCCTGAGCGGCTTTCTGCGCTGCGATCAGGGGGAGATTTGGATTGATGGGCAACCGGTTCGCATCAACAGCCCTGCAGCGGCCATTCGTCTGGGCATTGGCATGTTGCACCAGGATCCCTTGGATTTTCCTTCTCTGACGGTACTAGAAAACTTTATTGCCGGGCAGCGGGGGCGCTTGGGTTTGGGGCTGCGAGAAAGCCGGAAACGTCTTGAGAAAGCCTGTGAAGAGTTTGGTTTCAACCTCAACCCCGATGGAGCCATCGGCAGCTTGACGGTGGGGGAACGGCAACAACTGGAAATGCTGCGGTTGCTTTCCCTGGGGATCAACACCTTGATTTTGGATGAGCCAACGACGGGCATTTCTGCAGCGCAAAAAGATCTTCTGTTCGCGGCTCTGAGAAGGTTGGCGGAGCAGGGCAAATCGGTGATCTTCGTCTCCCACAAGCTGGCCGATGTGGAGTGCCTTTGCGATCGGGTGACGGTGATGCGGCAGGGGGAGGTGGTAGGGGAGCTGCCTGTTAGGGGTGAAGACATTGCCCTGTTGGAACAGCAGTTGATCGATTGGATGTTCGGGCGGGAGTTGACACCCCCAGCTCGGCCCCATTCTCCGCAAAGGAGAGCGGATCCCCTGTTGGAGTTGCGCTCCCTGGTGGTGCGGCATGAGCCGTTTGCCTTGGCTTTGCCAGATCTGGCGGTGCAGCCGGGGGAAGTGATTGGGTTGGCCGGTTTGGAAGGCAGTGGGCAACGCTCTTTCCTGCTCACCTGTGCAGGGTTGTTGCCGCCCAGGCGTGGCCGGATTCTGTTGGGGGGGCAGGAGATGACAGGCCGTCCTTACGGCGACTATCTGCGCTGTGGGGTGGGGTTTTCTCCGGCGGATCGGCTGCGGGAAGGGCTGATCCCCGGCTTAACCTTGCAGGAGCATTTTGCCCTCCAGCAGCAGGATCCCTGGATCAACTGGGCTCTGGCCCGTCAGCAGACCCAAGCGGCCATCGAACACTTCAGCATTCGGGGTCACCCCTACAGCCGGGTGGAGCAACTCTCGGGGGGCAACCAGCAGCGCAGTCAGTTGGCTCTCTTGCCCACACCCCTGAGTCTTTTGCTGATGGAGCACCCAACGCGAGGGTTGGACATCGAGTCGGCGCTGTGGGTCTGGGGGCAATTGCTGGAACGCACCCAAGCGGGTACGGCTATTCTTTTTGCCTCGGCGGATTTGGACGAGATCCTGCAGTACAGCGACCGAGTGATGGTGTTCAGCGGCGGACAGGTCTCGGAACCCATTCCGGCGGCGGAGCTCACCGTTTCACGCCTGGGACAGATGATGACGCTTCCCGTCTTGCGCAGCACTCACAGCAGCGAGATCCCAGGGATCCCAACTGAGGTTTAG
- a CDS encoding response regulator — MLAKGSILVVEDEKIIAKDIANVLKKFGYAVPAIASSGEEAIRWLEEMSVDLVLMDIVLKGDLDGIEAAKRIAERFNIPVVHLTAYADEDTLSRVKETQPFGYIIKPFKERELYTAIEIALHNHRQSLESRRLEEKRLEELRQKLQQLQQFAEVKGTLFKKFLQDLSEPLSNLKFALGLLKEAESEQKRQHYLRVLEEEFHRELELIHQTSNLEDLLNLENVGLLSQFSLLRAQEPSRSRLLEGEKPPATATATLSEPPAAAACPAPPPSPAAAEEAITVPRATLRPLNQTQLAERLGVVVSAITYWKFKSGFPEWSRSRDPDGIAWHYSPDSKRFSPVP, encoded by the coding sequence ATGCTTGCCAAAGGCAGCATTCTGGTTGTCGAAGACGAGAAGATCATCGCCAAGGATATCGCCAACGTCCTGAAAAAATTTGGCTATGCGGTGCCGGCCATCGCGTCCTCTGGCGAAGAAGCGATCCGATGGCTGGAGGAAATGTCGGTGGACTTGGTCTTGATGGACATCGTTTTGAAAGGGGATCTCGACGGTATTGAAGCCGCCAAGCGGATCGCCGAGCGCTTCAACATTCCGGTGGTGCACCTGACGGCCTACGCTGATGAGGACACTCTCTCTCGCGTTAAGGAGACACAGCCTTTTGGCTACATCATCAAACCTTTCAAAGAGCGGGAGCTCTACACCGCCATCGAAATTGCCTTGCACAACCACCGGCAGAGCCTAGAAAGCCGCAGGCTGGAGGAGAAAAGGCTGGAGGAGCTGCGACAGAAGCTGCAGCAGTTGCAGCAGTTTGCAGAGGTCAAGGGCACTTTGTTCAAGAAGTTCTTGCAAGATCTGAGTGAGCCCCTCTCGAACCTCAAGTTTGCCCTAGGATTGCTCAAGGAGGCAGAGTCGGAGCAGAAGCGGCAGCACTACCTACGGGTGCTGGAGGAAGAGTTTCACCGCGAGCTGGAACTGATTCATCAGACTTCTAACCTGGAAGATTTGCTAAACCTGGAAAATGTCGGCCTGCTGAGCCAGTTTAGCTTGTTGCGGGCCCAGGAGCCCAGCCGGAGTCGCCTGCTAGAAGGGGAGAAGCCGCCAGCCACAGCTACGGCTACCCTCTCCGAGCCCCCCGCAGCGGCGGCCTGTCCTGCCCCGCCGCCCAGCCCTGCCGCTGCCGAGGAGGCGATTACAGTGCCGCGGGCGACGCTGCGCCCCCTCAACCAAACTCAGTTGGCAGAGCGGCTGGGGGTGGTGGTCTCCGCCATCACCTACTGGAAGTTCAAGAGTGGGTTTCCCGAGTGGAGCCGCAGCCGGGATCCGGACGGCATTGCTTGGCACTACTCGCCCGATTCCAAGCGCTTTTCGCCCGTGCCTTAG
- a CDS encoding septal ring lytic transglycosylase RlpA family protein: MRNWKRLGQGLAPARQVGLVGCLCVTAFSLPAGMLGSPTSRAQASTRSGSPSARATQLSPKTHSLSPATDLVSPPQPNAPPPAKLGTLNPQHSQSLSLARRAIPSRPMEEPILKIGEQEQSSSQPVSTLYDYQMDGRQVVTVYVRDLPVVSFVEQPGLESPLLRASSLVARLNQMAQGSLKDTTITLAWAEPQSGDPLYAVRVNDEELLRIDEGVLLLDNQRPVDTAVLAANRLRRLLLDAPPLAPSALPQPATLTAAKATAARRSETQAQAQPDSVRVVGPVQEGIASWYDLHPTRHEMTAAHPTLPFGTEVRVTNLDNGRQAVVRINDRGPFIPGRIIDLSLRAAEALGMVRSGLAPVRLEVVQR, encoded by the coding sequence ATGCGAAATTGGAAGCGGCTTGGACAGGGACTGGCTCCCGCCCGCCAAGTGGGCTTGGTCGGCTGTCTCTGTGTTACGGCCTTCAGCTTGCCGGCAGGTATGTTGGGCAGCCCAACCTCGCGGGCGCAAGCCTCAACTCGCAGCGGCTCCCCTAGTGCCAGAGCAACCCAGCTATCCCCCAAAACCCACTCCCTCTCCCCGGCAACTGACCTTGTCTCTCCCCCCCAACCCAACGCTCCCCCGCCAGCCAAACTCGGCACCTTGAACCCCCAACACTCGCAGTCTCTTTCCCTGGCTCGCCGGGCAATCCCTTCTCGGCCAATGGAAGAGCCCATCCTCAAGATCGGCGAACAGGAGCAGTCGTCCAGCCAGCCTGTCTCCACCCTCTACGACTACCAGATGGACGGGCGGCAGGTGGTCACCGTCTACGTTCGGGATCTCCCCGTTGTCAGCTTTGTCGAGCAGCCCGGGTTGGAGTCGCCGCTGCTGCGGGCCAGCTCCCTCGTGGCCCGGCTCAACCAAATGGCCCAGGGATCCCTGAAGGACACGACCATTACTCTGGCTTGGGCAGAGCCCCAATCCGGGGATCCCCTCTACGCGGTTCGGGTAAACGACGAGGAATTGCTGCGCATCGACGAAGGAGTGCTGCTGCTGGATAACCAACGCCCGGTGGATACAGCGGTTTTGGCTGCCAATCGTCTGCGCCGTCTGCTGCTGGATGCCCCTCCTCTTGCCCCTTCGGCCCTGCCCCAGCCGGCCACCCTGACTGCCGCCAAAGCCACCGCTGCCCGCCGATCAGAAACTCAGGCCCAGGCGCAACCGGACTCTGTCCGAGTGGTCGGGCCTGTGCAAGAAGGGATCGCCTCCTGGTATGACCTGCACCCCACCCGCCACGAGATGACAGCTGCCCATCCCACCCTCCCCTTCGGCACCGAGGTGCGGGTAACCAACCTGGACAACGGGCGCCAGGCTGTCGTGCGCATCAACGATCGCGGCCCCTTCATCCCCGGTCGGATCATCGACCTTTCCCTGCGGGCGGCGGAGGCCCTGGGGATGGTGCGCTCGGGGCTGGCGCCGGTGCGCCTGGAAGTCGTGCAGCGCTAG
- a CDS encoding ribose-phosphate pyrophosphokinase, whose product MVRPAPLLRPSPLPPISDSNRLKIFSGSANPALAQEVARYLGMDLGPMLRKRFADGELYIQIQESIRGADVYLVQPTCRPVNDHLMELLVIIDACRRASARQITAVLPYYGYARADRKTAGREAITAKLVANMITQAGAHRVLAMDLHSAQIQGYFDIPLDHVYAQPVLQAYLKEKGLLDEDIVVVSPDVGGVARARAFAKKLKEAPLAIIDKRRQAHNDVEVMNLIGDVRGKIAILVDDMIDTAGTISEGAKLLRKSGAKAVYACAIHPVFSDPAIERLQGGLFEEVIVTNTIPIPPERHFPGLTVLSVASVLGEAIWRIHEDSSVSSMFH is encoded by the coding sequence GTGGTTCGCCCTGCACCCCTTCTTCGCCCTTCCCCCCTGCCACCCATCTCGGATAGCAACCGCCTCAAAATCTTCTCAGGCAGCGCTAACCCGGCTCTGGCTCAAGAGGTGGCGCGTTACTTGGGCATGGATCTGGGCCCGATGTTGCGCAAGCGCTTTGCCGATGGCGAGCTGTACATCCAAATTCAGGAGTCGATTCGGGGTGCCGATGTCTACTTGGTGCAGCCCACCTGCCGCCCGGTCAACGATCACCTGATGGAGCTGTTGGTGATCATCGACGCCTGCCGCCGCGCCTCGGCCCGCCAGATCACCGCCGTCTTGCCCTACTACGGCTACGCCCGCGCCGACCGCAAAACCGCCGGACGGGAAGCCATCACCGCCAAGCTGGTGGCCAACATGATCACCCAGGCGGGAGCCCACCGGGTGCTGGCCATGGATCTCCACTCGGCCCAGATCCAGGGCTACTTCGACATCCCCCTCGACCACGTCTATGCCCAGCCGGTTCTGCAGGCCTACCTCAAAGAAAAAGGCCTGCTCGACGAGGATATTGTGGTCGTCTCTCCCGATGTAGGGGGAGTAGCGCGGGCTCGCGCCTTTGCCAAAAAACTCAAGGAAGCCCCGCTGGCGATTATCGACAAGCGCCGCCAGGCTCACAACGACGTGGAAGTCATGAACCTCATTGGCGATGTGCGCGGTAAAATCGCCATCCTTGTGGATGACATGATCGATACGGCGGGCACCATTTCCGAAGGGGCAAAGTTGCTGCGCAAGTCGGGAGCCAAGGCGGTTTACGCTTGCGCCATTCACCCGGTCTTTTCCGATCCCGCCATCGAACGCCTGCAGGGCGGGCTGTTTGAAGAGGTGATCGTCACCAACACCATCCCCATCCCTCCAGAGCGGCATTTTCCAGGCTTAACCGTCCTCTCGGTGGCGAGCGTGCTGGGAGAAGCGATCTGGCGCATTCACGAAGACAGCTCCGTCAGCAGCATGTTTCACTAA
- a CDS encoding PAS domain S-box protein, giving the protein MNGCVAGQAAAREELSLPTELKTESAAALYPLLQLLGQLLNVPWVYLELVQPGSHSDSPAKGILYPNPQQIPGNEPPNPIGGSWPFQEAFPLLDEGGRRLATLYLLGGRPRQLSLPERGQIDLIALSLRHILLQAQEQRQALEQLQTQLQHSRSTAARYQPIFENAVEGIFQTTPEGKYLVANPALAHIFGYESPEDLMRHVSDIGTQIYGDPEQRSEFVQRMLKEGQVVHAEQQVCRKDGKKIWISLNARALYNEQGEPLYFEGFVTDITASRQLKERQQQLEEARRESEHRFLQLAENSQQLFWISTLCGKELIYVSPACEAIWGLSPAEAYANPQAWMRRIHPDDRWLFPAIFQAQLQGQPTDVVFRLCRPDGRLLWLRERTFPILDKEGKVYRVAGIAEDITESKQLEAERRRIEQAWQQSANHFRQIFELAPNGIALVDLQGRFIQVNEAFAQIVGYTPEELQRRQQLDILHPDDVNQLLAANEALLTRKVSISQRQIRYIHRSGQVVHVLFQAALLTDGAGQPTQFLNQVIDISARVEAEVALKESEERFRQSFEWSPIAKAMTHLDGTYFQINAAFTETLGYTLEDLEGKTVLDITHPDDIAVTLESTNRLLAGEVHHCEQEQRYIHKNGQIVYALLRITLVRTAQGDPSYFLSQILDITERKQAEAALRQSELSLRGIFEQSALGISIVDRQGRYLKVNPALEEILGYSGAELVNKSFCDLTHPDDLEEDWRLFQEVLNGQRDRYHLEKRYIHRSGKVVWCRLAVSAVRDPEGKNLFIIGISEDITEEKRAELQIQAALQEKEILLREIHHRVKNNLQIISSLLRLQADQIKSHKYARVFKDAGSRIQAMSLIHEGLYQSNNLAAVDLRQYLHNLISNLFHSYGVNPEIIRASIRAEGIRLNLDEAVLCGLIINELVTNSLKYAFPKGRSGQIDVHFKQTRTYTQLRVSDNGIGLPSNFDFKETQSLGLQLVATLTDQLQGKIELRNKSGTTFIITFPRSQP; this is encoded by the coding sequence GTGAACGGTTGTGTTGCCGGGCAGGCCGCCGCCAGGGAAGAGCTGTCCCTTCCAACTGAACTGAAGACAGAGTCCGCTGCGGCGCTGTACCCGCTGTTGCAATTGCTGGGGCAACTGCTGAACGTACCCTGGGTCTATCTAGAACTGGTCCAGCCGGGATCCCATTCCGACTCGCCTGCAAAAGGGATCCTCTACCCCAACCCCCAGCAGATCCCCGGCAACGAGCCGCCCAACCCCATCGGCGGATCTTGGCCCTTTCAGGAAGCCTTTCCCCTGCTGGATGAGGGAGGGAGGCGGCTGGCAACACTTTACCTGCTGGGGGGGCGCCCCCGCCAACTGAGCCTCCCCGAACGGGGACAGATCGACCTCATCGCCCTTAGCCTGCGACACATCCTGCTCCAGGCCCAGGAGCAGCGACAAGCCCTCGAGCAGCTCCAGACGCAACTGCAGCACAGCCGCAGCACCGCCGCCCGCTACCAGCCGATCTTCGAGAACGCCGTCGAAGGGATTTTTCAAACCACTCCAGAAGGGAAATATCTGGTGGCCAACCCGGCTCTGGCCCATATTTTCGGCTACGAATCCCCGGAAGATTTGATGCGCCACGTCTCCGATATCGGCACTCAGATCTACGGCGATCCAGAGCAGCGATCTGAGTTCGTACAGCGCATGCTGAAGGAAGGCCAGGTCGTGCACGCGGAGCAGCAGGTCTGCCGCAAGGACGGCAAAAAAATCTGGATTTCTTTAAACGCCCGCGCCCTGTACAACGAGCAGGGGGAGCCCCTCTATTTTGAAGGGTTTGTTACCGATATTACAGCCTCCCGCCAGCTTAAAGAACGGCAACAGCAACTGGAAGAAGCCCGCAGAGAGAGCGAACATCGTTTTTTGCAACTGGCTGAGAACAGCCAGCAACTGTTTTGGATTTCAACGCTCTGCGGCAAAGAGCTGATTTACGTCAGCCCCGCCTGTGAAGCCATTTGGGGCCTTTCCCCTGCAGAGGCCTACGCCAATCCCCAGGCCTGGATGCGCCGCATTCACCCTGACGATCGCTGGCTGTTCCCCGCCATTTTTCAAGCCCAACTTCAGGGCCAACCCACCGATGTGGTTTTTCGCCTCTGCCGCCCCGATGGCCGCCTCCTCTGGCTGCGAGAACGCACCTTTCCCATCCTCGACAAAGAGGGCAAGGTCTACCGGGTGGCAGGGATCGCCGAAGACATCACCGAGTCCAAGCAACTGGAAGCCGAACGTCGTCGTATAGAGCAAGCCTGGCAACAGAGCGCCAATCATTTCCGGCAGATCTTTGAGCTGGCTCCCAACGGCATTGCTCTGGTGGATCTGCAGGGGCGATTTATCCAGGTCAACGAGGCCTTTGCCCAGATCGTCGGCTACACCCCCGAAGAGTTGCAGCGTCGGCAACAACTGGACATCCTCCACCCCGACGATGTCAACCAACTGCTGGCGGCTAACGAGGCTCTCTTGACACGCAAAGTCTCCATCAGCCAGCGGCAGATTCGCTACATCCACCGTTCCGGCCAAGTTGTCCATGTGCTGTTCCAGGCCGCCCTGCTTACCGATGGAGCCGGCCAGCCCACCCAGTTTCTCAACCAGGTGATCGACATCAGCGCCCGCGTCGAGGCAGAAGTGGCCCTCAAAGAAAGCGAAGAACGCTTCCGCCAATCCTTTGAGTGGTCCCCCATCGCCAAGGCCATGACCCACCTGGATGGCACCTATTTTCAAATCAACGCCGCCTTTACCGAAACCCTGGGCTACACCCTAGAAGATCTCGAGGGGAAAACCGTCCTCGACATCACCCATCCCGACGACATCGCCGTCACCTTGGAGAGCACCAACCGCCTGCTGGCCGGCGAGGTGCACCACTGCGAACAGGAGCAACGCTACATTCACAAGAACGGGCAAATTGTCTATGCCCTTCTCCGCATCACCCTGGTGCGCACCGCCCAAGGGGATCCCAGCTACTTTCTCAGCCAAATTTTGGACATTACCGAGCGCAAGCAAGCCGAGGCAGCCCTTCGCCAAAGCGAGCTGAGTTTGCGGGGCATCTTTGAGCAGTCGGCCCTGGGCATTTCCATCGTCGATAGGCAGGGCCGTTACCTCAAGGTGAACCCCGCCCTGGAAGAGATCCTTGGCTACAGCGGCGCCGAATTGGTCAACAAGAGCTTCTGCGACCTCACCCACCCGGACGACCTCGAGGAAGATTGGCGACTCTTCCAGGAAGTTTTGAACGGCCAACGGGATCGCTACCACCTGGAAAAACGCTATATCCACCGCAGCGGCAAGGTGGTTTGGTGTCGCCTGGCAGTCTCAGCAGTGCGGGATCCCGAAGGCAAAAACCTCTTCATCATCGGCATCTCTGAAGACATTACCGAAGAAAAACGGGCGGAGCTGCAGATTCAGGCGGCCCTGCAGGAAAAAGAGATTCTGCTGCGGGAGATCCACCACCGCGTCAAAAATAACCTGCAAATCATCTCCAGCCTGCTGCGGCTCCAGGCGGATCAAATCAAAAGCCACAAGTATGCCCGCGTTTTTAAGGACGCCGGCAGCCGCATTCAGGCGATGTCTTTGATCCACGAGGGCCTGTACCAGTCCAACAACCTGGCTGCTGTGGATTTGAGGCAGTACCTCCACAATTTAATTTCTAATCTTTTCCACTCCTACGGCGTGAACCCCGAGATCATTCGCGCCAGCATCCGCGCCGAAGGGATCCGCCTCAACCTCGATGAGGCAGTTTTGTGTGGCCTGATCATCAACGAGCTGGTCACCAACAGCCTCAAATACGCCTTTCCCAAAGGCCGCAGCGGCCAGATCGACGTCCACTTTAAGCAAACCCGTACTTATACTCAGTTGCGCGTCTCTGACAACGGCATTGGCCTGCCCAGCAACTTCGATTTCAAGGAAACTCAATCTTTGGGTTTACAACTGGTTGCAACTCTCACCGATCAGCTCCAGGGCAAGATAGAATTGAGAAACAAGTCGGGTACCACTTTCATCATTACCTTTCCGAGGAGCCAGCCTTGA